The following DNA comes from Rhodopseudomonas boonkerdii.
AAGCCGGCATGCGAGTCGACAGCATGGCCGCGCTGTTCGAGACCATCATCGAGAACGTCGCCGACACCATGGATGGGATGATCGACAAGATCTCACGCGCTCTCGACGAGATCGAAGAGCAGGTGGTGTCCGGCGAGTCGCGCCACATGCTGCAGAAGCTCGGGCCACTGCGGCGGACCTGCGTTCGTCTGCATCGCCAGCTCGGCGGTTTGCGCCTCGTATTCCAGCGCTTCGAGCAGAACGGACCAGCGGATCTCAAGCCAGCCTTGCAACTGCGTGCCGGCGAACTGGCGCAGCGACTCGACGGCCTCGACCGCATCATTATCGAACTGCGCGAGCGCAGTCGCTTGCTGCAGGAAGAACTGCACCTGCAGATCGCAGAAACCGGCAACGAGAGCCTTCGCGTTCTCTCGGTGCTCACTGCCTTGCTGCTGCCGCCGACACTGATGACTGGATTGTTCGGCATGAACGTCAAGGGCCTGCCCTTCGTCGATACCGAGACCGGTTTTCTCTGGGCGCTGCTGTTGATCCTGCTTTCGTCGGCATTCGCTTATTTCGTGATGAAGCGCATCGGGATCATCAGGTAGGCGTCATGATCGGCGTCATCCGGTGCTGGGCGGTCCGCGCGTCTATGGCGCTCGTGGCATTTGTCATCCTCGCGTTCATGCCGCCGTCCTCAGCTCAGGGTGGAGATTGGCGCGATGGCGGGTTGAAGGCGCTCAATGAACGGCTCGATCAATGGGGTGTGGCGTTGTCGGCGACCTATGTCGGCGAAGTGCTCGGCAATGCCTCGGGGGGAATCCGGCGTGGCGCGGTTTATGAAGGCCGACTCGATGTCGGCATCGATGTCGATCTGGAAAGGGCAATGGGGTGGCGGGGTGCCACCTTCCATGCCAATGCGTTCCAGATTCACGGACCCGGCCTGTCGCGCGACTATATCGGCAATCTCATGCTGGTCAGCGGCATCGAGGCTTTGCCGTCGACCCGGCTCTATGAATTCTGGATCGAGCAGTCGTTGTTCGATGGCCGACTGCAAGTGAAGGTCGGCCAGCAGCCGTCGGATACCGAATTCATCGACAGCAAATATGATGACATCTTCGTCAACTCCGCGCTCGGCTGGCCCGGCATCACCGGGGTGATCCTGCCGGCCGGCGGGCCGTCGCCGCCGCTGGCCGTGCCAGGTGTGCGGGTGAAGGCGCAATTGTCGGACGCAATCACGGCCTATCTCGCGGTGTTCAACGGCAGCGCCGGTGCGCCGGGACCCGACGATCCGCAGATCACCAATGCCAATGGTCTGGCATTCCGCGTCAACGATCCCCCCTGGCTGATCGGGCAGTTGAAATACAGCTATCGACTCGGTGCATTAGGGCTGCCGGGATCGATCGCAGCCGGCGGCTGGTTTCATTTCGACGAATTCGACGACGAGCGCTGGACGGCGCAGGGCTTGTCCCAGGCCGATCCCCTCGGCACCGGCGAACCGGCGATGCGCCGGACCAATCGCGGCGTGTTTGCCGTTTACGAGCAGCGCCTCGCCTCCAGCGCTTTCGATCCCGGCAAGGGGATCGGGTTCTTCATGCGTGCTTCCATCAGCCCGTCGGATCGCAATCTGGTCAGCTTCTATTTCGATGGCGGCATCCAGGTCTCCGGCTTCTCGGCCGCGCGCCCGGACGATCGCTTCGGTATCGCCATGACGTATGCACGCATCTCCGACGGCGCGCGCGGCCTCGACCGCGATATCCAGCGCTTCACGGGAGTCGCAACACCGATCCGGGATTTCGAAGCGGTGTTCGAGGCGACCTATGTCGCCATGGCCGCACCGGGCGTCGCAGTGCAGCCGGTGTTTCAATATGTAATTCATCCTGGTGGCGGCGCGGTCAGTCCGAACGATCCGACCCAGACCCGGCGCATCGGGGATGCTGCCGTGTTTGGCGTTCGCACGACGATCACGTTTTGACGTGAAACCTAGGGGGGGATCAGGCGAAGCCGTAATCCGCCGGCTGAATTCTTGTTGCGGGCGACAGCGGCGGATTACGCTGCGCTGATCCGCCCTACGGCATCGGCGAGATCCGATGCGGCCTCGGCGATCATCTCGTAAGACTTCAGGCGCCTGGCGTGATCATAGACGTCAGAGACGATCATCAGTTCGTCCGCCTTCGTCTCTGCGATAAGGGCGGCAATGCCGACGCGGACGGTTTCTTTTGAGCCGATGATCGAACGGCGCAGCATGCCCATCGCCTGCATCTTCTCGGCTGGCGACCAATAGGTCTCGATATCGTCGATGGGCGGCTGGCTGAGGCCACGGGTGCCACGGAACATGTTGGTGAACGACATTTGCTGCGTGGTCCACAGCCGCTTCGCTTCGGCATCGGTATCGGCGGCAATGATGTTTACGCCGACCATCGTATGGGGTTTGGCAAGTTGCTCCGACGGTTCGAAATGGGTGCGATAGATGTCGAGCGCCTGCAGCAGCATTTCAGGCGCGAAATGCGAGGCGAAAGCGTAGGGCAGCCCGAGCACGGCAGCGAGCTGGGCGCCGTAATTGCTGGAGCCGAGAATCCATAGCGGGACGTTGGTGCCAGCAGCGGGAACGGCCTGCAGTCGCTGGCCCGGGGCGGCAGCCGCGAAATAGGCCTGCAGCTCCTGAATGTCCTGCGGAAAATTGTCTGAATTCTGCAGCGAGCGGCGCAGCGCGCGCATGGTCATCTGGTCGGTCCCCGGTGCACGGCCGAGGCCGAGATCGATGCGGCCCGGAAACAGGCGCTCCAGCGTGCCGAACTGCTCGGCGATGACGATGGGCGCATGGTTCGGCAGCATGATGCCGCCGGCACCGACCCGGATGGTCCTGGTGCCCGCTGCGATATGGCCGATCACCACAGAGGTTGCCGCGCTCGCGACGCCGATCATGTTGTGATGTTCGGCCACCCAGAAGCGACGATAACCCCATTGCTCGGCATGGCCGGCCAGATCCCTCGAATTATCGAGCGCGCCCCGCGCGTCGGTGTCTTCGGTGACGCGGACGAGATCGAGGATAGAAAGGGCTGTCATG
Coding sequences within:
- a CDS encoding CorA family divalent cation transporter; this encodes MPVEDATGNVIGGSVLPSEDVIPGLVWAFRIHADGRPEALPIERTIDVTRDGVLWVHFNLADTRALQWLAQAPWRAPEQARALLLSKDSYQQLHTADDCIYGVISDLLRDIDDADDDTGYLRFVMTEHLLISGRHHALCAVDATRRSLEAGMRVDSMAALFETIIENVADTMDGMIDKISRALDEIEEQVVSGESRHMLQKLGPLRRTCVRLHRQLGGLRLVFQRFEQNGPADLKPALQLRAGELAQRLDGLDRIIIELRERSRLLQEELHLQIAETGNESLRVLSVLTALLLPPTLMTGLFGMNVKGLPFVDTETGFLWALLLILLSSAFAYFVMKRIGIIR
- a CDS encoding carbohydrate porin produces the protein MIGVIRCWAVRASMALVAFVILAFMPPSSAQGGDWRDGGLKALNERLDQWGVALSATYVGEVLGNASGGIRRGAVYEGRLDVGIDVDLERAMGWRGATFHANAFQIHGPGLSRDYIGNLMLVSGIEALPSTRLYEFWIEQSLFDGRLQVKVGQQPSDTEFIDSKYDDIFVNSALGWPGITGVILPAGGPSPPLAVPGVRVKAQLSDAITAYLAVFNGSAGAPGPDDPQITNANGLAFRVNDPPWLIGQLKYSYRLGALGLPGSIAAGGWFHFDEFDDERWTAQGLSQADPLGTGEPAMRRTNRGVFAVYEQRLASSAFDPGKGIGFFMRASISPSDRNLVSFYFDGGIQVSGFSAARPDDRFGIAMTYARISDGARGLDRDIQRFTGVATPIRDFEAVFEATYVAMAAPGVAVQPVFQYVIHPGGGAVSPNDPTQTRRIGDAAVFGVRTTITF
- a CDS encoding LLM class flavin-dependent oxidoreductase — protein: MTALSILDLVRVTEDTDARGALDNSRDLAGHAEQWGYRRFWVAEHHNMIGVASAATSVVIGHIAAGTRTIRVGAGGIMLPNHAPIVIAEQFGTLERLFPGRIDLGLGRAPGTDQMTMRALRRSLQNSDNFPQDIQELQAYFAAAAPGQRLQAVPAAGTNVPLWILGSSNYGAQLAAVLGLPYAFASHFAPEMLLQALDIYRTHFEPSEQLAKPHTMVGVNIIAADTDAEAKRLWTTQQMSFTNMFRGTRGLSQPPIDDIETYWSPAEKMQAMGMLRRSIIGSKETVRVGIAALIAETKADELMIVSDVYDHARRLKSYEMIAEAASDLADAVGRISAA